Proteins found in one Afipia sp. P52-10 genomic segment:
- a CDS encoding Rrf2 family transcriptional regulator, translating to MRISDGVEWAVHVCGVLAAAPEGRGVPGAKLAEFHALPPAYLAKHLQALSRAGIVAADRGAKGGYRLGRPPAKISLLDIVVAIEGPQPAFRCTEIRKQGPCPAPPSACRKACPIARAFLAAEMAWRQALANVTVAQMNAAAAAESFDDKRRRDFQAWLSAALQ from the coding sequence ATGAGAATCAGCGACGGCGTCGAATGGGCGGTTCATGTATGCGGCGTGCTCGCGGCCGCGCCGGAGGGACGAGGTGTGCCCGGCGCCAAGCTCGCCGAATTTCACGCGTTACCCCCGGCCTATCTGGCCAAGCACCTGCAAGCGCTGTCGCGCGCCGGCATCGTCGCCGCGGATCGCGGCGCGAAGGGCGGCTATCGGCTCGGACGTCCGCCTGCCAAAATCTCGTTGCTCGATATCGTGGTAGCGATCGAGGGACCGCAGCCCGCCTTCCGCTGCACCGAAATTCGCAAGCAGGGGCCCTGTCCGGCGCCGCCGTCGGCCTGCCGAAAGGCATGTCCGATTGCGCGTGCGTTTCTTGCAGCGGAAATGGCGTGGCGCCAGGCGCTCGCGAACGTAACGGTGGCGCAGATGAATGCGGCTGCCGCGGCGGAATCGTTCGACGACAAGCGACGCCGCGACTTTCAGGCATGGCTGAGCGCGGCTCTGCAATGA
- a CDS encoding DUF72 domain-containing protein produces the protein MSRIRIGTSGWHYASWKGIFFPRGLMIRHQLPYYATQFSTTELNGVFYRMPEAKTVANWRDSTDDDFIFAWKASRFITHWKRLSDGSQDSVALMTSRLAVLGEKAGPILFQLPPNFASNQDRLASFIKHLPKQHRYSFEFRHPSWYAPNTLRVLSDANIALCLSDHHHAPAPWQRTADFVYIRGHGPGGRYKGRYPDATLADWTRRIRSWKRQGYDVYVYFDNDQKSAAPKDASKLKLMMQPPHASRD, from the coding sequence ATGTCCCGCATCCGCATCGGCACATCTGGATGGCACTATGCATCTTGGAAGGGAATCTTCTTTCCGAGAGGTCTCATGATCCGGCATCAGCTGCCGTACTATGCTACACAGTTCTCGACCACCGAGCTGAATGGTGTCTTCTATCGCATGCCGGAAGCGAAAACGGTGGCCAACTGGCGGGACAGCACCGACGACGATTTCATCTTCGCATGGAAAGCGTCCCGCTTCATCACGCACTGGAAACGGCTGTCGGACGGTTCGCAGGACAGTGTTGCCCTCATGACATCCCGCCTCGCCGTTCTCGGGGAGAAGGCGGGGCCGATCCTGTTCCAACTGCCGCCCAACTTTGCATCGAACCAGGACCGCCTCGCTTCGTTCATCAAGCATCTGCCGAAACAGCACCGCTACAGCTTCGAATTTCGTCATCCGAGCTGGTACGCGCCGAACACTCTGAGGGTCCTATCGGATGCCAACATCGCGCTCTGCCTGTCCGACCACCATCATGCTCCGGCACCCTGGCAGCGCACGGCCGATTTTGTGTACATCCGTGGTCATGGTCCCGGAGGGCGGTACAAGGGCCGCTATCCGGATGCTACGCTTGCGGATTGGACGCGTCGGATACGCTCCTGGAAGAGGCAGGGCTACGACGTATACGTCTACTTCGACAACGACCAGAAAAGCGCCGCCCCGAAAGACGCCAGCAAGCTTAAGCTGATGATGCAGCCGCCGCACGCATCTCGCGATTAA